One genomic window of Diospyros lotus cultivar Yz01 chromosome 8, ASM1463336v1, whole genome shotgun sequence includes the following:
- the LOC127808695 gene encoding tonoplast dicarboxylate transporter, producing the protein MADAVAVAPDEARAPLLPIHRSQSFNSAVNSIFTLKSLFILLGPLLCAAICLFVKLDGAATRNMMAVLAWVFAWWLTEAVPMPVTSMAPLFLFPLFGIASADEVAQSYMDDVIALVLGSFILALAVEHYNIHRRLALNVTLLFCGDPLNPPLLLLGICATTAFVSMWMHNVAAAVMMMPVATGILQRLPSTSGAMGRDELDIRNFSRAVVLGVIYSAAVGGMSTLTGTGVNLILVGMWKSYFPAEDAISFNKWFCFAFPLALLIFLALWGILCLLYCSKGSGRSLSAYLDKAHLKRELELLGPMAFAEKMILAIFGMLIALWMTRRITDETPGWGALFKGRAGDGTASVMMATLLFIIPNGKQEGEKLMDWNKCKKLPWGIILLLGAGFAIADGVRSSGLADVLSETLDFLEYAPYLAIAPLVCFISAMMTEVITSNNATTTILLPLLVQMAQTMHVHPLMLMIPGAIGAQFAFLLPTATPSNVVGFTTGHIEIKDTIRAGLPLKTAAILALSLLMPTLGAYVFGTNRQVEWQTGNYKRRRAVNDWVH; encoded by the exons ATGGCCGATGCAGTGGCTGTGGCGCCAGATGAAGCCAGAGCCCCTCTTCTCCCGATTCACAGGTCTCAGAGCTTCAACTCTGCGGTCAACTCCATTTTCACGCTCAAGAGTCTCTTCATCCTCCTGGGGCCCCTCCTGTGCGCAGCAATATGCCTGTTTGTGAAGCTCGACGGCGCCGCCACCAGGAATATGATGGCCGTGCTTGCCTGGGTCTTCGCCTGGTGGCTCACCGAGGCCGTCCCCATGCCCGTCACTTCCATGGCGCCGCTCTTCCTCTTCCCCCTCTTCGGCATCGCATCCGCCGACGAGGTCGCCCAGTCCTACATGGACGACGTCATTGCCCTTGTGCTCGGAAGCTTCATCCTCGCTCTCGCCGTCGAGCATTACAACATTCACCGGAGGTTGGCCCTGAAT GTGACCCTACTGTTCTGCGGCGATCCACTGAATCCACCGCTGCTGCTGCTGGGCATATGCGCGACCACCGCATTCGTGAGCATGTGGATGCACAACGTGGCGGCGGCCGTCATGATGATGCCGGTGGCCACCGGGATTCTGCAGCGGCTGCCGTCGACGTCGGGGGCGATGGGTAGGGACGAGCTGGATATCCGGAACTTCAGCCGGGCGGTGGTGTTGGGGGTGATATACTCGGCGGCGGTGGGAGGGATGAGCACGCTCACCGGGACAGGTGTCAACCTTATATTGGTCGGAATGTGGAAGAGCTACTTTCCGGCGGAAGATGCCATCAGCTTCAACAAATGGTTCTGCTTTGCCTTCCCTTTGGCTCTCTTGATTTTCCTCGCTCTCTGGGGGATTCTTTGTTTGCTCTACTGCTCCAAGGGCTCAGGCCGCTCCCTCTCTGCTTATTTGGACAAAGCCCATTTGAAGAGAGAACTTGAGCTCTTGGGTCCAATGGCTTTCGCGGAGAAGATGATTCTGGCCATATTTGGG ATGTTAATAGCACTGTGGATGACAAGGAGGATAACGGATGAAACTCCAGGGTGGGGAGCTCTGTTCAAAGGGCGGGCCGGCGATGGAACCGCCAGCGTGATGATGGCGACCTTGCTGTTCATAATTCCAAACGGGAAGCAAGAAGGAGAGAAACTAATGGACTGGAACAAGTGCAAGAAGCTGCCGTGGGGCATCATCCTGCTGCTAGGCGCGGGATTCGCCATCGCCGACGGAGTAAGGTCGAGCGGCCTGGCGGACGTGCTGTCGGAGACTCTGGATTTCTTGGAGTATGCGCCTTACCTGGCCATTGCGCCTCTGGTGTGCTTCATCAGCGCTATGATGACCGAGGTCATCACGTCGAACAACGCCACCACCACCATCCTGCTGCCGCTGCTGGTCCAGATGGCACAGACCATGCACGTTCACCCCTTGATGCTTATGATCCCGGGCGCCATCGGAGCGCAGTTTGCTTTCTTGCTTCCCACCGCGACGCCTTCAAATGTGGTTGGATTCACCACCGGCCACATTGAGATCAAAGATACGATCAGGGCTGGGTTGCCTCTCAAGACTGCAGCCATTCTTGCATTGTCCTTGCTGATGCCCACTCTAG GAGCTTATGTCTTCGGAACAAATCGGCAAGTCGAGTGGCAGACTGGAAACTACAAACGCCGCCGCGCTGTAAATGATTGGGTGCATTAA
- the LOC127808700 gene encoding inositol-phosphate phosphatase-like produces the protein MAETDSYSEFLALAVDAAERAGEFIRKGFYQTKHVEHKGQVDLVTETDKACEDLIFNHLKQHFPSHKFIGEETTAACGATELTDEPTWIVDPLDGTTNFVHGFPFVCVSIGLTIGKVPRVGVVYNPIMNELFTGIHGKGAFLNGDPIKASSQSELVKSLLGTEAGTKRDQATLDATTNRINYLLSKVRSIRMSGSCALDLCGIACGRLDVFYELGFGGPWDVAAGALIVKEAGGVVFDPSGKEFDITAQRIAASNQLVKDAFVEALRHSE, from the exons ATGGCTGAAACTG ATTCATATTCGGAGTTCCTTGCCCTTGCAGTCGATGCGGCTGAGAGGGCCGGAGAG TTTATCCGAAAAGGGTTCTATCAAACCAAGCATGTGGAGCATAAGGGCCAG GTAGATTTGGTCACTGAAACTGATAAGGCGTGTGAAGATCTCATCTTCAATCATCTCAAGCAACATTTCCCTAGCCATAAG TTTATTGGGGAAGAAACTACTGCTGCCTGTGGTGCTACAGAGCTGACTGATGAACCAACATGGATAGTTGATCCTCTTGATGGAACAACTAATTTTGTGCATGG ATTTCCCTTTGTGTGCGTCTCTATTGGTTTAACAATTGGAAAGGTCCCCAGAGTTGGCGTTGTCTACAACCCAATTATGAATGAG CTCTTCACTGGCATCCATGGAAAAGGAGCTTTTCTAAATGGAGACCCCATAAAAG CGTCTTCTCAGTCGGAACTTGTGAAATCCCTCCTTGGTACTGAG GCTGGAACGAAGCGTGATCAGGCAACCTTGGATGCCACTACAAACAGAATCAATTATTTACTTTCCAAG GTCAGGTCGATTAGGATGAGTGGGTCTTGTGCATTAGACCTCTGTGGCATTGCATGCGGAAGGCTGGATGTATTCTATGAACTTGGATTTGGTGGCCCTTG GGATGTCGCAGCTGGTGCTCTGATTGTTAAAGAAGCAGGGGGAGTTGTGTTTGATCC TTCTGGAAAAGAATTTGACATCACAGCTCAGCGAATTGCTGCGTCAAATCAACTTGTCAAGGATGCATTTGTGGAGGCACTGAGGCACTCTGAATGA
- the LOC127808697 gene encoding putative MO25-like protein At5g47540 has protein sequence MKSLFKSKPKTPADLVRQTRDLLNYAQSNSDTRESKREEKMLELSKLIRELKSILYGNSDAEPVSEACAQLTQEFFKANTLRLLIMCLPKLNLETRKDATQVVANLQRQQVHSRLIACDYLETNLDLMDVLISGYDNTDMALHYGAMLRECIRHQSVARYVLESEHMKKFFDYIQLPNFDIAADAAATFKELLTRHKSTVAEFLSKNYDWFFAEYNSKLLESANYITRRQAVKLLGDMLLDRSNSAVMTRYVSSRDNLRILMNLLRESSKSIQIEAFHVFKLFAANQHKPPDIVSILVANRGKLLRLFADFKMDKEDEQFEADKAQVVREIAALEPKD, from the exons atgaagagttTGTTCAAGTCCAAGCCCAAGACACCGGCTGACCTTGTCCGGCAAACCCGGGATCTTCTTAATTATGCTCAAAGCAACTCCGACACTCGCGAAAGCAAGCGCGAAGAGAAG ATGTTGGAGTTGAGCAAGCTTATTCGGGAGCTAAAGTCAATTCTTTATGGAAATAGTGATGCTGAACCTGTCTCAGAAGCTTGTGCACAATTGACTCAGGAGTTCTTCAAAGCAAATACACTGCGTCTATTAATTATGTGTCTCCCAAAACTGAACTTAGAG ACCCGTAAAGATGCCACACAAGTTGTTGCAAATTTACAAAGGCAACAAGTTCATTCACGGTTGATTGCTTGTGATTACTTGGAGACAAATTTAGATCTAATGGATGTTTTgatatcagg TTATGACAACACAGACATGGCTTTACATTATGGTGCAATGCTGAGGGAGTGCATACGGCATCAGAGTGTAGCAAG ATATGTTCTTGAATCAGAGCATATGAAGAAGTTCTTTGATTATATACAGCTTCCGAATTTTGATATTGCTGCAGATGCTGCTGCAACATTCAAG GAACTTTTGACAAGGCATAAGTCAACTGTAGCTGAATTTCTTTCTAAAAACTATGATTGG TTCTTTGCAGAATATAACTCAAAGCTACTGGAATCTGCCAATTACATTACCAGGCGACAAGCTGTTAAG CTGTTGGGAGACATGCTTCTGGATCGGTCAAATTCTGCTGTAATGACACGATATGTTAGCTCAAGGGATAACTTGAGAATTCTTATGAATCTTCTCAGG GAGTCGAGCAAGAGCATTCAAATAGAAGCATTTCATGTCTTCAAG TTATTTGCTGCTAATCAACATAAGCCCCCAGACATCGTTAGCATTCTTGTTGCCAACAGAGGCAAGCTGCTCCGTCTATTTGCAGATTTCAAGATGGATAAAG AGGATGAACAATTTGAAGCGGATAAAGCGCAGGTTGTAAGAGAAATTGCTGCCCTTGAACCCAAGGACTAG